From Salinicola endophyticus:
AGTAAGCGCGAGCGTGGTGCCCGCGGCCAGGTTGACTGCGCCTGCGCCTAGGTTGCCGTCGCTGCTTACGCTCAGGGTGCCGGCATTGAGATAGGTGGCGGCGTAGCTGTTGCTGCCAGAAAGCGTCAGGTTACCTGCGCCGCTTTTCGTCAGGTCGTAAGCGCCGCTGATGGCGCCACTGAGAGTAGCGGCGTCGCCGTTGTCGATGGTGCTGTTGCCGGTGAGGGCGATGGCATTGTCGATGGTCGTGGCGCCGGTGATGGCGAGTGTGCTGCCAGCCAGGGTCAGGCCGCCCGTGCCCAGGTTGCCGTCACCCGCGATCGACAGCGTGCCGGCGGAGACGGTGGTGGTGCCGCTGTAGCTGTTGCTGCCGCCCAGGGTCAGGGTGCCGCTGCCCTGCTTGACCAGCGAGCCGCTGCCGGAAATCACCCCAAGAACCGAGGTGTTGGTATTGTCGCCGCCGGAGGTCAGGGTGTGGCTGCCCAGTTGAATGCTGGCGTTGGCGTTGTTGCTCGCCAGGCTGCCGATGGTCTGATCCGAGAGCAGGGTCAGCACGCTGTTGCCGTTGACCCGCACCGCACTGCCGCTGGACACCGAGGCGTCGCCATCGAGCTTCAGCCAGCCGTAATTGAGCAGCGTGGTGCTGCCGGTATAGCTGTTGTTGCCGGAGAGGGTCAGTGCATGGCTGGCCGAGCTTGTCTGGTTGGTAGACAGACCGCCGCTGCCACTGATATCGCCGGAGAAGGTGGTGTCTGCGGTCTGGGTCGTCGTCAGGGTACTGCTGCCCAGGTTGATCGCACCCGCACCGGACAGGTTGCCGGTGGTTTCGCTGCTCGATAGCGCCAGGGTGGCGCCTGCGGCGATCGACACGCTGCTGCTGTCGGAAAGGGCACTACCTCCGGCGACAGTGAGCGTGCCGGCGGAGAGGGTGGTGGCGCCAGAGAAGCTGTTGCCACTGCCGGAGAGGGTCAGATTGCCGGCCCCGGCCTTGGTCAATGCGCCGCTGCCGGCGACCACGCTGACGATGGACGCGCTATCACCCGAACCGTTGCTGAAGGTCTGGGTGGTGCCCCCGGCCAGGGTGACGGTGCCGCCGGTTAGCGTCAGGCCGCTCGCCGCGTCGAGATCGAAGGTCAGGTTCTCGTTGAGCGACACGGCATTGAGGTTGAGCGTCTGGCCGGCCAGGGAGGCATCGAAGACAAGGGTCTGGCTGCCGGTATTGTCAGCGGCTGCGATAGCCACGGCCTCGCTGAAGCTCACACCATTGCTGACGTTGATGGTGGCCGTGTCGGTGTTGTTGGTCACGTAGACGAAATCGCTGGTGACCGTGGTCGTGGCGCTGGTGCTGGCCCCAGCGTCGTCATTGAGGGTGAAGCGAATGCTGGCATCACCAGCAGGGGTATCGCTGCGGTAGGTGATGCGCTGTGCCACGTCGTTGATCAGCGTGGTGGTGGCGTTGGTGGCGCTGCTGGTGAAGTTGATGGTCAGCACGCCATTGCTATTGGTGAAGGTGGCGAAGGTCTGCCCGTTCGCCTGCAGGTTGCTGCCGCTGACGCTGAACAGAGCCCCAGCGCTGGTGGTGTCGAAGCCCAGGATATCGCTGCTCACTGCCGTGCCGCTGCGCTGGATCACCAGGCTGGCGCCGGACCAGTTGCCGTTACCACCGTTCAGTGCGCCCAGCTCGCTGTCGGTCAGGCTGGCGTTGCTGCCCAGGTCGAGGCGCACGGTATTGCCGACGCCGTTCCAGGCGACGCTGTCGCCGTTCAGGTTGCCGATCACCGGCGCGTTGTTGCCGCTTTTCAGGTCGACCAGGTTCAGTTGCTGCAGATCCATGTTGGCTAGCGATGAGGCGCCGTTGGTGTTGGTCACGCGCAGGGTGAAGGACGAGATGTCATTGTACTTGGAGGGGTCCAGGTCGACGGTCAGCGGCCCCTGGGCACCGCTGTAGGTAAATGAGTCATTGACAGCGATGCCGCCCGAGGTGGCGCTGAAATCGAGCCGGTAGTTGCCGCCGAAGCTCTCGATGACCATGCCGTCGAGGTCGAATGTACCCAGGTCGACATCGTCCGCGGTCCAGGTCAACTCGTAGTAATAGTTGTTGGCGCCATCCTTCTGCGTGCTGGTATTGAAATAGATGGAGTTTGGCGAGCTGGCCCGCTCCGCTCCGGTCGATTCGGTGATGGTGAAACCGTCGACGGTGTTGCCGCCGGTATTGTTGTTCCAGTAAGTATCGCCGAACGACTGGTTGGCCGAGGGCAGCGCCAGCAGATTGTCGTAGTGCGCCAGTTGCGCCATGTCCAGCACGTCATGAGCGGCGATCTCGCCACTCTGCCGCTCCAGCTCCCAGTCCCCGCCCATGGCGGACGCACCGGTCCGGTCGGAGGAGGCCGCTATGTCCGCCCGGGTCAGCGTTGCCAGCTGTTCCACCAGGGCGGCGCCGCTGTCGCTGCGGCCGATGTCGCAGCCATAGAGCAGAATGTCACCGTCGCTGCTGAGGCTCGCGCCGATTGCGGCCAGCTCGGCCGAGTGGCTGGCGACGTTCTGGCTGTCCAGCGTGGTCGTGCCCAGTTTCAGCAAGCCTTCGTCGCCATGGCTGAGAATATGAATGGCATCGATATCCTGCCGGCCTTGCAGGTACTCGGTGATCTGTTGCAGGCCATCGCCACTGCCGTCGAGTACCACCACCTCGACTCCGGGGCGTAGCGAAGCGATCAGTTGTTCCTTGTCGGCCACCTGGCCATCGATGAACACCAGATCCTGACGCTGGTCGGATGTGGCACTCTCCGGCGCTGCGGCCAGTGTGTCATGCGAGGCGTCACTGGTGCTTGCCGCATCCGGGGTGTCGGCGGGCTGGCTGTCAGCCGTATCGGCGACGGTAGCGGCCACGGCGCCATCGAACATCATGCGCGCTTCGAGGCTGATGGCCAGGGGGGCATGCGACGGGCCGGTATGGGTCTTGGCGCTCGTCGAGACTTTCAGCAGTTTCCGTAACACTAGACACTCCTCACTCGGATTCAGCGTGCCCGCACTCTTCGGGCGCCGGGCCGCGCGTGGAGTAGTGAACGGGTATGCCAAAGTAACAGCACGTCGTTGGATTTAACGGCCAGTAAACGCAGTCTACTGGGTTCATATCGAAGAATGGGAGATGGCAGACGAAATAAATATTCGCTCGCACTAATAGACATGATGAGTCATTAATGACAATGAACCGCAAGCAGGATGGGGGCGGTGTGGATGACTCCGTGGCCATGTGGCTAAAAAATCAAGGGAATAGTCATGAGCGATCAGTCCTACATCGGTGCGATCAGTGGTTGGGCACCCTACTTCGCGCCGCGCAACTGGGCCTTTTGCCAGGGGCAGTTACTGCCCATCAATCAGTATCAGGCACTCTTTTCCATCATCGGCACGATCTATGGGGGAGATGGTCAGACCAACTTCGCCCTGCCCGACCTGCAAGGCCGTGTACCCATCGGGGAGGGGCAGTTGCCAGGCGGTTCGGCGTATAAACTCGGTCAGAGGGCAGGCCAGGAAACCGTAACCCTGACCGAGCAGCAGATGCCCGCTCATAGCCATAGGGCAACGGTCACGGCCACGGCTCACCTGCCGGCCAGCGATGAGCCGGCCACGACGGCCACGCCGACAGCCGACACCGTGTTGGCCAGTGCCAACGGCGCCTTGGGTCGAGAGTCCGTCGATGTGAAGATCTACGCGCCGGCCTCTACTAGTAGCTCCGTCATTTTGCCCCTGAGCGCGACGGCCAGCGTGACCGTGGATAACGCTGGCGGCAGTGGGTCATTTTCCATTCTCCAGCCCTTTACCGTCATCAACTACATCATCTGCCTCCAAGGGATCTTCCCCCCACGCGGCTGATGGCTCGAGGAGTATTGCAATGGATATCGACAGCTATATGGGGGTTATCGCCCCCTTTGCCGGCAACTTCGCGCCGCGCGGCTGGATGATCTGTAACGGGCAGCTCTTGTCGATCGCCCAGTACACCGCGCTGTATTCGCTGTTGGGCACGACCTATGGCGGGGAGGGCCGCACCACCTTTGGTTTGCCCAACCTCAACGGTCGAGTGGCCATGGGCGGAGGTCAATATCGGGATGGCTCTATGGGCGGGACGGAGAGAGTCACGCTGCAACCTTATGTTCTGCCTGTTCACAAGCACGCCGGGGCGGCTCATGCGGACGTTACGTGGCAGGCAACAGCGATGCCAGCCGATGCTAGCCAAGTCTGGGGGGCCGCCACGCTCGCGGAGAGCGTGGGGGCTTCTGGTCGCGAGCCGGTAACAGTGCAGATCTACGCCCCGGCGTCAGGCACGGTAGAGCTGCCTGCGCAACTGCAAGTGGGTGCGCAACTGGCTGTCAGTGGTCAAAACCAGCCCGTGGACATCCGGCAGCCGGTATTGGGCTTGACGCAGTGCATCTGTATCGAGGGAATCTATCCTCCTAGGTCGTGATCGCTCGCCACTATCAGGCCTAGTTGAACTGGGCCTGATAGTGGCGCAGGCCGTCGCCGGGAGAGACGATCGGGCTCAGGTAGAGCAGGTATTCCTGACCGCTGGCGCTCTTGAGACGGTACTGGGCCTCCAGCAGCATGACGCTCATGGGGGTGGTGAATATCAGCGCGAAAGGTTGGCGATGGCCACCATTCGTGCCCGTGCCTTCTATCAGTCTGTGAAGTGTCAGTTGCACCGGTTCGGGCACGGTTTCTGCTGTGAACACCTGGCCGATTTCCGCATTGAATGCCTGGGCTGTCAGGCCTTGAGTGTCGATGAGCATGCAGTCACTCTTTTATGTATTACATGGTGGGATAGAGGCCTTAGCCGTGACAACAAAGTATATCAGCCCATGGCCGAGATAAAGACGATCGCGAACTTCCGGCGCCGTATTGCCAATGAGACCGATACCCCCTGGCTGCGTCAGCTCTTCGCTCAGTTGCGAGGGTTATCTCCGGACTTGCAGGCCACTTGCCCTGAACTATTGGAGCAACAGTGGCAACTGCAGCGCCGGGTCTTGACCAGCCATTATCCGAGGGCACTTACCGAGATCGTGCTGATCGACGCTGAGCCGGTCGGCGCGCTCACCTGGCACGCGGGGGCGACATCCATTCGCCTGTTGGATATTGGCCTTGAAGCCCAGCACCGCGGGCAGGGGCTGGGCGAGCGATTGCTGAAAGAGCTGATCGGCCAGGCCGACCTGCAGGGCAAGGCGCTCGAGCTGGCGGTGATGCGCCACAATCCCGCGCTGCGCCTTTACTTGCGCTTGGGGTTTCACGTGCAATCCGGCGCGCAGGATGAGGTTCAGCTACAGATGCGCCGCGAGCCGCAGCGCCTAGGCTGATTTCGCCTCAAAAGCCGCTTTCACGCACACCGAGCGCCGCGATCCGCCGCCAGGCCGCGCCCAGCAGCGATTGGCTTTCACCCTCGAGCAGCACCACGCCGCGCAGGGGATGATCGGGATGGATGTCGTCATCGAGTAGCGACAGGCGTACGCCATACTGCGCCTGTACGGGCTCGGCGCGCTGCTGGGCGTCGCGGCGCACGGCGATAGGGCCGCCGTGGTCCGAGCTGAGCGCCTCCTGTTCCAGGTAAGCGGCGCCGGTGGCATCCACGTCGTCCAGGCGTACCGGGATGGCAGGGCGCATCGGGTCATCGGCGATGAAGCGGCCTTTGCTGCCGGCCTCGACCCGCCAGAGGTTCTCTTCTGCCAGGTAGCCACGCAGACGCAGCCCGGGGGCGACGATGCGCGCCAGCGGCTCGGCAGGATGCAGCCAGCGGCCCGGTCTCAGGTCGCGTTGCAGGTCACGCACCATGCCGGCCTGTGGCGCCCGCAGTTGCAGGCGCTCACGTTGCGCGGCGTGGCCACGGTATTCGGCCACGGCCTCGGCCAGGCGCTGTTCGAGAACGCCTGCATCGGCCGCCGTCTCGCTGCGCGCCGACAGACGACGTAGCTGCAGCTGCAGGATCTCTATCTCCCGGCGGACGATGGCTTGACGCGAGTCCAGGTCGGGGGAGTCCAGTTCCATGATCAGGTCGCCGGCCGCCACGCTCTGCCCATCTTGTACGTGCACCGCTTTCAGGCGCGCGGCCACCGGAGCGTGCAGGGCGTGGGTGCGGGAGGCTTCGAGCAGGGCCGGTATCTCCACCGAGCTGCGCCAGGGCACGACCAGCACCAGCAGTATTGCGCCCAGTCCCAGGCCGGTGAGCAGAGCCTTGCGTGGGTCGGCCTGCTCGCGGCGTTGCCACCATTCGCCCAGTTCACGCCAGATCGGCAGGCCGATGAACCAGAGCAGTTCCACCAGCATCAGGAAGATGCCCAGTAACTTGAAGAACAGGTGATAGACCGCCAGGGCGATGCCGAGGAACAGGATCGCGCGCCAGACCCACGCGCCATAGCCCCAGATCAGCAGGCGTTTGCGCATGGCCGGCGACCAGGGTTCGGGCGCCGGTTCGTCATAACCGAACAGCGCTTCACGCAGGCGCCAGCGACACAGGGCGAAGGCGCGCTGCTGCAGGTTGTCCACGCCCCACAGGTCGCTGATCAGGAAATAGCCATCGAAGCGCATGAAGGGGTTGAGGTTGATCACCAGGGTAGTAATCCAGGTGGCGCTGGCCAGCATGAAGGCCGCGGTTCGCGCCGGGCCATCCGGCAGCAGCGACCAGGCCAGCAGCGCCAGCACCGCCAGCAGCAGCTCGGCGAGCACGCCGCCGGCGCCGATCAGCAGCCTGGAGCGGCGCTCTCGCACCCGCCAGGCGTCGCTGACATCGGTGTAGAACATCGGCAGCAGCACCATGAACGCCAGGCCCATGCTCTGCACCCGGCAGCCGGCACGTTTGGCCATGAAGGCATGGCCGAACTCGTGACACAGTTTGGCGAAGGTCAGCGCCACGCCGAAGGCCAACGCGCCGCCCAGGCTGAACAGATGGGGGAAGGTGGTGAGAAAACGCTGCCAGTCGCGGATCACCAGGAATAGACCGAGCACCAAGACCAGCGGCAGCCCCCAGCGCAGCAGCCAGGCGCCGTGACGCTCCAGCACCGGCCAGGCGCGATTGAGAAAGGGGTCCGGGCGCCACAGCGGGATGCGGAAGAACAGGTATTGATGCAGCACTCGCTTCCATGGGCTCTGGCGCCGGGCGGCGGCTTTCATGGCGTAGCTGGCGCGCTGTCTGTCGTCCAGGGCGGTCACCAGATCGTGCTGGCTGAGAAAGCTCAGCATCTCTTCCAGTTCGGCCTGGCCCAGAGGCAGGCCCGGCTCGCCGTTGGCCGCCGCCAGCACGCGTTCGGGCTCGCCCAGCGTCCAGTGACGCAGCAGACGCACGGCAGCGGCGCCGAGCTTGAAGTAGCGCCCGCGCAGCGGGTCGGCCAGCGTCCACTGCGGCGCGCCATCGAGGCCCGGGGCGGCGGACGAGAGCTGCAGGTCGGGGCGCAGCGCGGGCAGCATCACAGGCCCAGGCTCTGGCGTGCGGCAGCCAAAGGCCGGCGCAGCAGGTAGTAGGCCAACGGCGCGCGGTCACCAAACAGCTTGGCGGTGCCGCGCAGGCCGATACGTGGCGATGCTGCGATGAAGGCGGCATCGAGGCGATAGGCCAACTGGCCGGCGGCGGTGCTTTGCGCCTCGTAGGCGGCGCGCTCCAGACGGGCGGTATGACGGTGCAGTGGATCGCTGTCGAGAAACAGGGCAACTTCGGCGCCGGGCTGCAGGGCGATGGCGTCACCCACCGGCAGCTCGATACGTAGTTCGGCCTGATTGGGATCGGCAATCTGCATCAGCCGCTCGCCGGTCTGCACCGGTTTGCCGGTCAGGCGCTCGGCATCGGCGAACACCGCGATGCCCGCACGCTCGGCGCGTACCTCGCTGCGCGCCAGCAACTGCCGGGCATAGTCTCGCTCGGCGCGCTTCTGCTCGACGCGCGCGGCGAGCAGATCCAGGCGAGCGCTGGACTCGGCATCGACGAAGGCCCGCTGGCTGCTGGCCTTGAGTTCGGCCTCGGCCACGTCCAGTGTGCGTTCGGCGACATCGGCCTGCGCCTTGAGGCTGGTGGCATCGAAGCGCACCAGGACGTCACCGGCGGCCACCTGCTGATTGGGTTTGACCAGGAATTCGGCGATCACGCCATCGAGCGGCGCCGACACCACGCGGCCCCCCAGCGGCACCACTTCGGCGGGGGCCAGGACCGACTGGCGTACCGGGATCAGCAGTAGCAGGCAGAGTGCCGCCACCACGGCTAGCAGCTTCTTGCGCGGCCAGCGCAGGCGCCATGGCCTGCGCGGCTGCAGGGCCAGCCAGGCGTGGGCGTAGGCGTCGGCCAGCTGGGTCAGCAGGGCTTGCTCGGCGTCGTTGAAGGGCTGCTCGCGCGCCAGCCACAGGCCGCCGAAGGTTTCGCCGCTGCGATTCTTCAGCGCTAGCCAGTAGGCGTGGGGGGCGGACAGGCTGTGCATGTCCAGGCGCGTCTGCTCGTCCAGCTGCGCGGGGTCGACGTTGTGGCTCTCGTCCAGCCGGTTCTGCTTGCGCAGGGCCCCGGCCGCGCGCTCGACGAAGGCGACGAAGGGGGCGTGTGGTTCCACCACGCTGACACCTGTCAGCGCCCGCACCTTGCCGGCGATCAGCAGCGCGGCGTGACGAAAGCCGAACAGCGCCTGGCCGTCATTGACCATGGCAAAGGCCAGCTGTTCGGTAGAGGTCGCCTTGCGCGCCTGCTGTTCAAGGCCCAGAAACCGTGCGAAGAGAGTCTCGGGCTTGGCAGAGGTGGCGCTCACGGCACCGCCTGAAAGCGCGCCGTGCCGCTCATGCCGGCCAGCAGGCCCTTGACATCCTCGGGCAGGCTGCCGATCAGCAGGAGGGTCTGGCTGCCTTCATCGATACGCGCGCCCAGGCGTTTGACACTTGCCTTCAGCGGTTTGCCGGTCTCGTCGGGGATGAAGTCGAAGGTCTGCCCCGGCTGCAGACGGCTGAGCCAACTGGAGGGCACCAGCAGGTAGATTTCCAGGGTGGTGTTATCCACCACCTCCAGCAGCGGCGTGCCGCTGGCGACGCTCTCGTGGGGCTGGGCGCGGCGCAGCACCACGTTGCCGGAGAAGGGCGCAGTGACGCGGCAGCGCTTGACCTGCACCTGATACACCTGGGTTTCGGCCTGGGCTTGGGCCTGCCGGGCCTCGGCCAGCGCCACCTCGAAGCGGCCGACCGAGTTGAGGGCGGCCAGTTGCTTGTTGTGACTCAGCTCTTCACGGGTGGCGCGCGCGGCGGCCTGCGCGGCATTGAGCTGGGCCTGATAGGCGCTGCAGTCGAAGCGCGCGAGCAGATCACCCTTGGCGAAACTCTGGCCATCGCTGTAGGGCATCTCGACGATACGCCCGGCCAGTTCGCTGCTGATCACCGCATGGTTATGGGCGCGCAACACGCCGCGTACCTGGCGCTCGCCGTCACTGCTGGATGGGGCGTCGATGGGGGCAAGCAGCGAATCCTCGGCCCAGAGTGCGGGGCTCAAGAAGAGCGCGGCAAGACCGAGAGTCATCCAGCGGGCAGAGCGAAGCAGCATGTCACACATCCTTGCCTGGTAGATGCGTAGTCTATGGCAGGGCAGAGGTGTGGCAAATTCATCTAAAGGCGACAAAAAAGGGGGTTATTCGTCGCGTTCTTGAGAGGGTAGAGCCTACTGTCTGGCGCGGCGCCAAGCGCCCGATCTCGGGCGCCCGGCGCAACTTCGAGGGCTAGCGCAACTTCGGGGGCTAGCGCGGAGATCGGACGGCTGGGGTGAATGCCTTGGGGCTCACTCCAGGTCCTCGTCGAGCTCCTCGGCGGCGTCCTCGTGGGACATGCGCAGGCCGTGCGGCGGCAGCGGCATGTTGTCCAGTGTCACCTTGCCCTCGGCGTCGAGCTTGATTCGGCCTTCGAGGAACCAGCGCACCGCGATCGGATAGATCAGGTGCTCGCGGGCGTGGACCTTGGCGATCAGGGCGTCGAGATCCTGCTCGGGCTCGACCTTGACCGCGGCCTGGATCACTACCGGCCCGCCATCGAGCTCTTCGGTGACGAAGTGCACGCTGACACCATGCTCGGCGACGCCGTCGTCCAGCGCGCGTTGATGGGTGTTGAGGCCCTGATACGCGGGCAGCAGAGACGGATGGATATTGAGCATCCGCCCGCGGTAGCGGTCGACGAACATGGGCGTGAGGATGCGCATGAAGCCGGCCAGCACCACCAGGTCGGGGTCATGGCGGTCGATCACCTTGATCAGCGCGGCATCGAAGGCCTCGCGGGAGTCGTACTCGCGATGCGGCAGCGCCACGGCATCGACGCCGGCATCCTTGGCTCGCTTGAGCCCGAACGCGTCGGCCTTGTTGGAGACCACCGCGACGATCTCGCCGCCCAGTTCGTCGTGGGCCTGGGCATCGAGCAGCGCCTGAAGATTGCTGCCGTTGCCGGAGATCAGCACGACCACGCGCGGCTTCTCGGCGGCCGCGGCCTCGAAGTCGTTCAGCGTATCCTGATGCGGAGAAGAGTGCTCTGCGCTCATGCCGGCAGGTTCTCCAGCTGCACGGCTTCGTCACCCTCGCCGCGGGTGACGATCTCACCCAGACGATGGACCTGCTCGCCGGCGTCCTGCAGGTGGGCGATGGCGGCGTCGGCCTGTGCCGCCGGTACCACTACCACCATGCCGATGCCGCAGTTGAGCACGCGGTACATCTCGCGCTCGGCCACGTTGCCCTGCTGCTGCAGCCAGTCGAACACCGCCGGGCGCTGC
This genomic window contains:
- a CDS encoding tail fiber protein; protein product: MSDQSYIGAISGWAPYFAPRNWAFCQGQLLPINQYQALFSIIGTIYGGDGQTNFALPDLQGRVPIGEGQLPGGSAYKLGQRAGQETVTLTEQQMPAHSHRATVTATAHLPASDEPATTATPTADTVLASANGALGRESVDVKIYAPASTSSSVILPLSATASVTVDNAGGSGSFSILQPFTVINYIICLQGIFPPRG
- a CDS encoding tail fiber protein, which codes for MDIDSYMGVIAPFAGNFAPRGWMICNGQLLSIAQYTALYSLLGTTYGGEGRTTFGLPNLNGRVAMGGGQYRDGSMGGTERVTLQPYVLPVHKHAGAAHADVTWQATAMPADASQVWGAATLAESVGASGREPVTVQIYAPASGTVELPAQLQVGAQLAVSGQNQPVDIRQPVLGLTQCICIEGIYPPRS
- a CDS encoding DUF6916 family protein; amino-acid sequence: MLIDTQGLTAQAFNAEIGQVFTAETVPEPVQLTLHRLIEGTGTNGGHRQPFALIFTTPMSVMLLEAQYRLKSASGQEYLLYLSPIVSPGDGLRHYQAQFN
- a CDS encoding GNAT family N-acetyltransferase — protein: MAEIKTIANFRRRIANETDTPWLRQLFAQLRGLSPDLQATCPELLEQQWQLQRRVLTSHYPRALTEIVLIDAEPVGALTWHAGATSIRLLDIGLEAQHRGQGLGERLLKELIGQADLQGKALELAVMRHNPALRLYLRLGFHVQSGAQDEVQLQMRREPQRLG
- a CDS encoding biotin/lipoyl-binding protein, with amino-acid sequence MLPALRPDLQLSSAAPGLDGAPQWTLADPLRGRYFKLGAAAVRLLRHWTLGEPERVLAAANGEPGLPLGQAELEEMLSFLSQHDLVTALDDRQRASYAMKAAARRQSPWKRVLHQYLFFRIPLWRPDPFLNRAWPVLERHGAWLLRWGLPLVLVLGLFLVIRDWQRFLTTFPHLFSLGGALAFGVALTFAKLCHEFGHAFMAKRAGCRVQSMGLAFMVLLPMFYTDVSDAWRVRERRSRLLIGAGGVLAELLLAVLALLAWSLLPDGPARTAAFMLASATWITTLVINLNPFMRFDGYFLISDLWGVDNLQQRAFALCRWRLREALFGYDEPAPEPWSPAMRKRLLIWGYGAWVWRAILFLGIALAVYHLFFKLLGIFLMLVELLWFIGLPIWRELGEWWQRREQADPRKALLTGLGLGAILLVLVVPWRSSVEIPALLEASRTHALHAPVAARLKAVHVQDGQSVAAGDLIMELDSPDLDSRQAIVRREIEILQLQLRRLSARSETAADAGVLEQRLAEAVAEYRGHAAQRERLQLRAPQAGMVRDLQRDLRPGRWLHPAEPLARIVAPGLRLRGYLAEENLWRVEAGSKGRFIADDPMRPAIPVRLDDVDATGAAYLEQEALSSDHGGPIAVRRDAQQRAEPVQAQYGVRLSLLDDDIHPDHPLRGVVLLEGESQSLLGAAWRRIAALGVRESGF
- a CDS encoding HlyD family efflux transporter periplasmic adaptor subunit, with protein sequence MSATSAKPETLFARFLGLEQQARKATSTEQLAFAMVNDGQALFGFRHAALLIAGKVRALTGVSVVEPHAPFVAFVERAAGALRKQNRLDESHNVDPAQLDEQTRLDMHSLSAPHAYWLALKNRSGETFGGLWLAREQPFNDAEQALLTQLADAYAHAWLALQPRRPWRLRWPRKKLLAVVAALCLLLLIPVRQSVLAPAEVVPLGGRVVSAPLDGVIAEFLVKPNQQVAAGDVLVRFDATSLKAQADVAERTLDVAEAELKASSQRAFVDAESSARLDLLAARVEQKRAERDYARQLLARSEVRAERAGIAVFADAERLTGKPVQTGERLMQIADPNQAELRIELPVGDAIALQPGAEVALFLDSDPLHRHTARLERAAYEAQSTAAGQLAYRLDAAFIAASPRIGLRGTAKLFGDRAPLAYYLLRRPLAAARQSLGL
- a CDS encoding efflux RND transporter periplasmic adaptor subunit is translated as MLLRSARWMTLGLAALFLSPALWAEDSLLAPIDAPSSSDGERQVRGVLRAHNHAVISSELAGRIVEMPYSDGQSFAKGDLLARFDCSAYQAQLNAAQAAARATREELSHNKQLAALNSVGRFEVALAEARQAQAQAETQVYQVQVKRCRVTAPFSGNVVLRRAQPHESVASGTPLLEVVDNTTLEIYLLVPSSWLSRLQPGQTFDFIPDETGKPLKASVKRLGARIDEGSQTLLLIGSLPEDVKGLLAGMSGTARFQAVP
- the purN gene encoding phosphoribosylglycinamide formyltransferase, whose product is MSAEHSSPHQDTLNDFEAAAAEKPRVVVLISGNGSNLQALLDAQAHDELGGEIVAVVSNKADAFGLKRAKDAGVDAVALPHREYDSREAFDAALIKVIDRHDPDLVVLAGFMRILTPMFVDRYRGRMLNIHPSLLPAYQGLNTHQRALDDGVAEHGVSVHFVTEELDGGPVVIQAAVKVEPEQDLDALIAKVHAREHLIYPIAVRWFLEGRIKLDAEGKVTLDNMPLPPHGLRMSHEDAAEELDEDLE